Part of the Woronichinia naegeliana WA131 genome, CCAGTTTACCTGGAGATATTCACCACTATTATGTGACAGAAAAGCAAGGTATTCTCATCAAAGCTGCTTCTTTTCTTGCTTGTAAACCGACAGTACAAATTGATCCACGATTTCCGGGAATGCAAGATTTTTATAATGATGATTCTGATTTTCTTTTAAGGTTAGTAGGACAGGGAGATCTTTGGTTTAGTTGTTATGGGGGCTTTTTAGAGCTAACGATTACGGAAGATATAAGCCTTAATCCTGACTATATTGTTGCCTTTGAGGACACTTTACAATATGAGGTAAATGTCAATGAAGGGTTATCGACGGAAAAAATTAAGCTGGATTTTTGGGGCGGGCGCGGCCGACTCTGTCGTTTTAGAGGAGAAGGAAAAGTATGGATGCAGGCTCGTCAAGAAAATATGTTTCTCAATTTTATTCAACCGTTCCTACCCAATTTACGGGGTTTCCATATTAACTAATGGTTGTGGACAATATGAATAAAGAAACGGCGATTATCGGTAAGATAGTATATTTTATCACCTGTTAACTCATTAATTAGACTTAATTGAGAGCTAAAAGAACTAAGAAAATCTGATCAAAATGACCTGAAAATTCTCCCCCTATGAGGTATTTTACAATATATTGTCAGACATTATGCGCTTCAGAATTGAAGAGACCGTATCAGTCCAGTGGCGGTGCAGACCATTCCTTACTATGCAGGGGGAAGGCCGAAACAAGGAGCCGCCCCGCTCGGTTTTCACTACCGCTTAACGGGCCAATTAAGCCTTGATTCTTCTCGCCTTGAGGCAAGATCTCAACGGGCTGAAAGCTTTATTTTAGCTACTAATGTTCTTGATTCTCAGGCTTTGAGTCCCGACCAGATGTTGGCTGAATATAAGGCTCAACAAGTCATCGAGCGCGGCTTTCGCTTTCTTAAAAACCCTTTCTTTTTGGCCTCTGCTCTTTTTCTCAAGAATCCTCAACGCATTATGGCTTTGATGATGATTATGGTTGTCTCTTTATTGGTTTACACTTTGGTACAACGTCGCCTACGACTGGCTTTGGCTGCTTCCCATCAGACCATTCCTAATCAAAAAGACATATCTACCTCTACTCCCACTCTGCGTTGGGTCTTTCAGTCTTTTCTGTTTATCCGTTGGTTAGAGATTGATGGTATTCAGGCTATCGTTAATTTGACCTCTAACCACAAACATATTCTTTCTTTTCTTGGCTCTTCCTGTCAAAAATACTACTTTATCTCTTGAACTACCTGCGGAATGTGGGGTAAAGGTAGCGATCCTAACAGAATTCTTTGGCAATTCTTTCTAAAGTTTTGGCAATTTACTTCCCATGCTACCTTTTAGTACACAAGTTGCTGTCCATTATAATTTTCTATGCTACAGTAAACAAGGTGTAACAATTTGTTAAGTAAGCTTGACATTTTTAACTCAAAGTCCATTGCTGCAATTAAAATTGCCTACCCTATGAGCCTTAGTACTTTATCTATCTCATCTTTAGAGTCCTCAGCGATCGCCTTTTTTCGTCATAGTGTCGGATTCTGGCATTCTCAGCGACGTTATTACACCCTGAATCCCAAAATAGAAACCCAAACCGTAGAAAGCTTTATTCAAATTCAGTACTTAGAAGCCGGCTGTTCGGAATTACAGCATTTAGCCACCCTACACGAACTAGACGATGAACAAGCTTTGCTCGGCGGAACCTATGTCACCTGGGAAAGTGACTATACAGGAACTATTCGCAAACCTTCGGTCGGTTCTACCCTGTTTGGGATTAAAGACAATATTCTTTACCGCGATCGCGGCTTTGCAACGCCGAAACCCGTAACAGCGATCTACAATTTTACCAACCCCCAAACCATGCTCCTGAAAACAGAATATAGTGGCTCCGTTTTTGAAGAAGAACTCAAATTGATCGGCGACCAATACCGTACCCGCCAAACCCTTATTTCCCGTGCCGGTCAAGAACAAATGATTGGGCAATATCTAGAAAAACGCATTAGCGGAGTTAGCTAACTTTTTTAAACTGGCTTTCTTTGCCCCTCGTTGAACCGATCAAAATTGTGATATGACTTAGGCAAAATCAACACCAAAATAGTGAGGTTGACCATGACCCCTGACCAACTGTTAATGCTAATCGTTTTATTAGTTCCGGGTATCTTGCTTTCTGCCCTCGTCATGGGAAGTTTTGCCAAGGGAGGCTAATTCTCCTCCAATTTCCCCAAACGATAAAGGGGAGTTCAAATCTCCCCCTCGTGTCTTTGCTGCAATAACACAGTGAACTTAATTTGCAGAACCACCGGCGGCCTGCAAACGTGCCCTTGCCTTTTTAACAGACTGAGCCATTTGTAATTGTTTCGGTTTATCGCCACTGCGACCTGCCTCTTCAAACTTGGCTTGGGCTGCGCTGTATTCTGTCCGCGCCTTTTCTTGATCGATATTGTCTCCAATTTCTGCTGCATTGACGAGCACCTTGACTTCGTTGTTCTCAACTTCAGCAAAGCCACCCATAACAGCAATATTTTTCCAGTCTTTGCCTGGACGAACTCGCATCACACCAATATCTAACGCTGTTAGTAAAGGGGCGTGATTACTAAGAATTCCTAACTGTCCGGTAGTACTAGGTAGGATCACCTCTTGCACTACCTCGTCCCAAACCACTTTATCGGGGGCAATAACCCGTACTGTTAACGTCATTTTTCTATTAATGGATAATTGATAATTAACAATTAATAATTGATGAGCGATAATTGATAATTAACGAATGGATTTCTGACCATAACAAGAGTCCGACATAAACCCTATTTTTGTCAAATCAACTGTCAACTATCAACTATCAACTATCAACTATCAATTCAATCTAGCCTTTGAGTTTTTCAGCTTTGGCCTTAACTTCATCGATATTGCCAACCATATAGAAAGCCTGTTCAGGCAGACTATCTAATTCGCCAGCAAGAATCGATTTAAAACCATTGATCGTATCTGCCAAGGTGACATATTTACCAGGAGAACCGGTGAATACTTCCGCGACAAAGAAAGGTTGAGAAAGGAACCGTTCAATTTTCCGGGCCCGATCAACCGTTAAACGGTCTTCTTCAGACAATTCATCCAATCCTAAGATGGCGATGATATCCTGTAATTCCTTATAACGTTGCAGCGTAGATTGTACTGCACGAGCAATACCATAGTGCTCCCCTCCAACAATGCTGGGCTGAAGCATTGTACTGGTAGAATCTAGGGGATCAACGGCTGGATAGATCCCTTTGGCCGCTAAACCACGAGATAGCACTGTTGTTCCGTCTAGGTGAGCAAAGGTGGTGGCAGGAGCCGGATCAGTTAAGTCATCTGCTGGTACATAGACCGCTTGAATGGAGGTAATGGAACCTTCTTTCGTGGAGGTAATCCGCTCTTGTAAATCGCCAACGTCTGTACCCAGGGTGGGTTGGTATCCTACCGCAGAGGGCATCCGTCCTAATAGCGCAGATACTTCAGAACCCGCTTGTACAAAACGGAAAATATTATCAATGAAGAGTAATACGTCCTGTTTATTCACATCACGGAAATACTCTGCCATTGTTAGAGCCGATAAACCAACCCGCATTCTGGCTCCGGGGGGTTCGTTCATCTGACCATAAACGAGGGCAATTTTCGATTCTTCAGGATTTTCAGCGTTGATTACCTTGGATTCGATCATTTCGTTGTAGAGGTCATTTCCTTCACGGGTACGTTCCCCTACACCTCCAAATACCGAGACACCACCATGTTGAATGGCAATGTTATTGATCAATTCCATCATGATGACGGTTTTGCCCACACCTGCACCACCAAAGAGACCGATTTTGCCACCTTGACGATAGGGAGTTAACAGGTCAATTACCTTGATACCAGTTTCAAAAACTTTGGGTTTGGTTTCTAGATCTGTGAGTTTGGGAGCGGGGCGATGAATCGGGAAAGTTTCCGTGACATTCACAGGGCCCTTTTCATCAACGGGTTCACCGAGAACGTTGAAAATTCTGCCTAAAGTGGCTTTACCGACAGGAACGTTAATTGGTGCACCAGTGTCAACAATATCCATGCCTCGTACTAATCCGTCTGTAGTACTCATCGCTACGGCACGAACTTGATTGTCCCCTAAAAGCTGTTGTACTTCACAGGTGACGGAAACAGTCTGACCGGCGGAATTCTGGCCTTCAACTTTGAGGGCGTTATAAATGCGGGGCAGTTTACCACTGGGGAACCGGGCATCGACGACGGGCCCAATAATACGAGTAATTTTGCCAACGTTAGTTGCTTCTTGTACGGCTACCATGCTGATTGTCTAGGGAATTTACTTAAAATTAGACTACAGGACAACTGTTAAGTTTTAATGAAATTTGCCATCTAATAGATTACCATCTCTGGGGATCGGGATAGCGGTTAATCCTTGATTGTGAATAGTTAAGGTTATTAATCAAGACCACAATGACTTGATGGCTTAGGGATACAGCGCGATCGCTGTCGTTGAGACCCGACGGAAACCAAAATAAGTTAAGGTTGAAAAAACCTGCCTAGCAATCGTTCTAGCTTCCCTTTTCTGACCAAGGCCCATCCTGCGCGACGAGGACAATGGTGATATTGTCAGACCCACCTGCATTTTTGGCTTCTTCAATTAATTCGGCAGCGAGATCAGGGTGGGCTTTATCTAATTGTAAAATTTCAGCGATACTCTCATCGGAAACTTCTTCTGTTAAACCGTCGCTACAGAGCAAGAAAGTATCCTGGGGCTGAACCTCTAGGGGCGCAACTTCAACCTGATGCAGATCTCGTCTTCCTAAACATTGGAAAAGAACGTGCCGCCAGGGATGCACTTTAGCCTGTTCTCGATCAATATCTCCCATTTCCAAGGCCCTAGCAACCCAGGTGTGATCCTTTGTGACCTGGAAGAGTTTTTGATTCCGAAAACAATAGAGTCGAGAATCACCAACGTGGGCCCGCCAAGCACCATCGTGCCGAAAAGTAATCATCACAGCGGTTGTACCCATATCTCCCCGTTCAGGATGTTCTTCTTGATCAGCAATAATGGCCTTGTTAGCACTTAACAAAGCAGCTTCTAATAGTTCGGGGGAGGGAGTCTCTGATTCCCAATGCTCCTCTAAATAATCCTTAATAAATTCGGTGGCAATCTGACTGGCTTCCTGTCCCCCAGCATGACCGCCCATTCCATCCGCAACAATTAAAAAACGGGCTTCTGGCTCGTCAATATAAAAACTGTCCTGGTTAACAGAACGAACGAGTCCAACATCCGTCTGCCCGGTGAAACGACGGATGATCTTGGGTGAATTCACTTCCAACACTTGCTCAAATTAGGATTTTATTAGGGTGATTAGGCTCTAAAACATTCGGTCTTGACGTTCTATTCGTCTCATTAACTGCCAGAACGCCCAACCAGGCACTATTGCTATTAATAACACAACAACAGCAATCATGACATAGTGGTTTACAAACAATAGGGTTGCTGAAATCAGCAGGGTTGCAATCATAACCGTATAGTTGGTGCTTAATTGCATGGTGCTAATACGTCGCAGCAGACGTTCAGATTCACTAGAACGAACCCGAATGCGGAGATCACCTCGATCTAGTTTTTCAATGGTGTCTTCAATGCGTCGTGGTAGGCCAAAAGCCGTGCTACTGACTTGAACAGCTTGTCGTCCTAGCTCATCCATAAAGCTATTGGGGGAAGGGCCATTGGCATTGTTCATAATTTGTAGGGCAAAGGGTTGGGCAACCGCCATAAAATTAAAATCTGGGTCTAATCCTTTCCCGACTCCTTCGAGGGTAGAAAAGGCACGCATGACAAAGGTAAAGGTAGCTGGGAAACGAAAGGGTTGGCCATAGGCAATGTCGTAGAGATCCTCGCTGATTTGAGTGATGGATTGTTCCTCAAAGGGTTTATCCATGAAGTTATCCAGCAAAAACTGAATGGAGCGGCGAATGGGCCCCATGTCTTCTGATCGCACTAAGGCTCCTAGACCGACTAAGGACTCCATGATGCGATCGGCATTTTTTTCAGCGACCCCAAACAGGGTATCCATTAATTTTGTCTTAGTTTCAGGGGTAATCTCGCCCATCATGCCAAAGTCATAAAAAATCAGTGCCCCTTCCTCTGGACTCACGGCTAAGTTACCAGGGTGGGGATCGGCATGAAAAAAGCCACTGTTGAGGAGTTGATGGAGATAGGCCCTGGCTCCCAATTGGGCTAAGGTTTTACGGTCTAAGCCGGCCGCTTCTAAGGACTCGTAATGACTGATTTTAATGCCAGGTAAGTATTCTAATGTCAGAATTCGACTGGCGGTATATCGCCAATAAACCCTAGGCACTTTTACCCAATTTTCATTGCGAAAGTTACGACGAAAGGTATCGGCATTACGGCCTTCCCTCAGATAATCGGTTTCTTGCCAGAGGATTCGACAGCATTCTTCATAGATTCCTAGCCAATCGCGTCCTTTTCCCCATTTGGGGTGATTTTGGAAGTAATAGGCAATTTTTTTGAGGATGGCTAAATCGATCGTGAATAGTTTTTTTAATCCGGGACGTTGTACCTTGACCACCACTTC contains:
- a CDS encoding F0F1 ATP synthase subunit epsilon — protein: MTLTVRVIAPDKVVWDEVVQEVILPSTTGQLGILSNHAPLLTALDIGVMRVRPGKDWKNIAVMGGFAEVENNEVKVLVNAAEIGDNIDQEKARTEYSAAQAKFEEAGRSGDKPKQLQMAQSVKKARARLQAAGGSAN
- a CDS encoding TIGR00266 family protein; the protein is MVDNFEENLVRNVKEKREKKPEILEEYDIEFTIDNSSLYAILVIGLKPHKTVLVEASVLSSMDVQVTLLTKLQGGLLQILANSLGTEPLCLNQFSVDTKPGRLFLSPSLPGDIHHYYVTEKQGILIKAASFLACKPTVQIDPRFPGMQDFYNDDSDFLLRLVGQGDLWFSCYGGFLELTITEDISLNPDYIVAFEDTLQYEVNVNEGLSTEKIKLDFWGGRGRLCRFRGEGKVWMQARQENMFLNFIQPFLPNLRGFHIN
- a CDS encoding IS1634 family transposase, which codes for MAVQTIPYYAGGRPKQGAAPLGFHYRLTGQLSLDSSRLEARSQRAESFILATNVLDSQALSPDQMLAEYKAQQVIERGFRFLKNPFFLASALFLKNPQRIMALMMIMVVSLLVYTLVQRRLRLALAASHQTIPNQKDISTSTPTLRWVFQSFLFIRWLEIDGIQAIVNLTSNHKHILSFLGSSCQKYYFIS
- a CDS encoding Stp1/IreP family PP2C-type Ser/Thr phosphatase, coding for MNSPKIIRRFTGQTDVGLVRSVNQDSFYIDEPEARFLIVADGMGGHAGGQEASQIATEFIKDYLEEHWESETPSPELLEAALLSANKAIIADQEEHPERGDMGTTAVMITFRHDGAWRAHVGDSRLYCFRNQKLFQVTKDHTWVARALEMGDIDREQAKVHPWRHVLFQCLGRRDLHQVEVAPLEVQPQDTFLLCSDGLTEEVSDESIAEILQLDKAHPDLAAELIEEAKNAGGSDNITIVLVAQDGPWSEKGS
- a CDS encoding AarF/ABC1/UbiB kinase family protein, which gives rise to MSALSRNVDQPLAYHSATVSTKRITSLAAEKQYRWNQENYSITRRRLDIWRFVLTLLFQFWLNSKQWSYQREGGYSEEKLARRRQKQAIWIRESLLNLGPTFIKCGQLFSTRSDLFPSEYVTELSKLQDEVPAFSYEQTTALIEKELGKPLHTLFHSFDPIPLAAASLGQVHKAQLHSGEEVVVKVQRPGLKKLFTIDLAILKKIAYYFQNHPKWGKGRDWLGIYEECCRILWQETDYLREGRNADTFRRNFRNENWVKVPRVYWRYTASRILTLEYLPGIKISHYESLEAAGLDRKTLAQLGARAYLHQLLNSGFFHADPHPGNLAVSPEEGALIFYDFGMMGEITPETKTKLMDTLFGVAEKNADRIMESLVGLGALVRSEDMGPIRRSIQFLLDNFMDKPFEEQSITQISEDLYDIAYGQPFRFPATFTFVMRAFSTLEGVGKGLDPDFNFMAVAQPFALQIMNNANGPSPNSFMDELGRQAVQVSSTAFGLPRRIEDTIEKLDRGDLRIRVRSSESERLLRRISTMQLSTNYTVMIATLLISATLLFVNHYVMIAVVVLLIAIVPGWAFWQLMRRIERQDRMF
- the atpD gene encoding F0F1 ATP synthase subunit beta — encoded protein: MVAVQEATNVGKITRIIGPVVDARFPSGKLPRIYNALKVEGQNSAGQTVSVTCEVQQLLGDNQVRAVAMSTTDGLVRGMDIVDTGAPINVPVGKATLGRIFNVLGEPVDEKGPVNVTETFPIHRPAPKLTDLETKPKVFETGIKVIDLLTPYRQGGKIGLFGGAGVGKTVIMMELINNIAIQHGGVSVFGGVGERTREGNDLYNEMIESKVINAENPEESKIALVYGQMNEPPGARMRVGLSALTMAEYFRDVNKQDVLLFIDNIFRFVQAGSEVSALLGRMPSAVGYQPTLGTDVGDLQERITSTKEGSITSIQAVYVPADDLTDPAPATTFAHLDGTTVLSRGLAAKGIYPAVDPLDSTSTMLQPSIVGGEHYGIARAVQSTLQRYKELQDIIAILGLDELSEEDRLTVDRARKIERFLSQPFFVAEVFTGSPGKYVTLADTINGFKSILAGELDSLPEQAFYMVGNIDEVKAKAEKLKG
- a CDS encoding phycobiliprotein lyase, whose product is MSLSTLSISSLESSAIAFFRHSVGFWHSQRRYYTLNPKIETQTVESFIQIQYLEAGCSELQHLATLHELDDEQALLGGTYVTWESDYTGTIRKPSVGSTLFGIKDNILYRDRGFATPKPVTAIYNFTNPQTMLLKTEYSGSVFEEELKLIGDQYRTRQTLISRAGQEQMIGQYLEKRISGVS